The Athene noctua chromosome 3, bAthNoc1.hap1.1, whole genome shotgun sequence genome includes a region encoding these proteins:
- the LSM8 gene encoding LSM8 homolog, U6 small nuclear RNA associated: MTSALENYINRTVAVITSDGRMIVGTLKGFDQTINLILDESHERVFSSSQGVEQVVLGLYIVRGDNVAVIGEIDEETDSALDLGNIRAEPLNSVVH, encoded by the exons ATGACCTCTGCTTTGGAGAATTACATCAACC GTACTGTTGCAGTAATTACTTCTGATGGAAGAATGATTGTG GGAACCCTCAAAGGTTTTGATCAGACCATTAACTTGATTTTGGATGAAAGCCATGAACGGGTATTCAGTTCTTCACAAGGAGTTGAGCAAGTAGTGCTGGGATTATACATTGTAAGAGGTGATAACGT TGCTGTCATTGGTGAAATTGATGAAGAGACAGATTCAGCTCTTGACTTGGGGAATATTCGAGCAGAACCTTTAAACTCAGTTGTGcattga